The following are encoded together in the Capsulimonas corticalis genome:
- the coaE gene encoding dephospho-CoA kinase (Dephospho-CoA kinase (CoaE) performs the final step in coenzyme A biosynthesis.), which translates to MSILGITGGVATGKSAVTQFLAELGAPTISADAVARDVLRPGAAATQSVLAAFPDCRDMQSEVAAVDRALLRARIYDDPEARKMLESFTHPAIIQELREQIARWRDEKVLIAAAEIPLLFETGLEDLTDTIVVTSCSDETQVARLRARLGIDEGEARQHLAAQWPLSEKVARADVVIDTNGTLDDTRRQVAALWERFTAF; encoded by the coding sequence ATGAGTATTTTAGGCATCACCGGCGGCGTCGCGACCGGCAAAAGCGCCGTCACCCAGTTTCTCGCCGAACTCGGCGCTCCCACGATCAGCGCGGACGCCGTCGCCCGAGACGTCCTTCGACCGGGCGCGGCGGCCACACAGAGCGTTCTGGCGGCCTTTCCCGATTGCCGGGACATGCAGTCCGAAGTCGCCGCGGTCGACCGCGCTCTCCTGCGCGCCCGGATCTACGACGATCCCGAAGCGCGCAAGATGCTGGAAAGCTTCACGCATCCCGCGATCATTCAAGAGCTGCGCGAACAGATCGCGCGGTGGCGTGATGAGAAGGTTCTCATCGCCGCCGCCGAGATCCCCTTGCTGTTCGAAACGGGATTAGAAGATCTGACCGATACGATCGTTGTGACGTCCTGCTCGGACGAAACCCAGGTCGCGCGCCTGCGCGCGCGTTTGGGGATCGATGAGGGCGAGGCGCGCCAGCATTTGGCCGCCCAGTGGCCGCTGTCGGAAAAAGTCGCCCGGGCGGATGTCGTGATCGACACCAACGGGACGCTTGACGACACCCGGCGTCAGGTGGCGGCTTTGTGGGAGCGTTTTACGGCGTTTTGA
- the mutM gene encoding bifunctional DNA-formamidopyrimidine glycosylase/DNA-(apurinic or apyrimidinic site) lyase produces MPELPEVETLRRGLARRLTGRTITGGRVLVPKMVKGSVEDPDEFLARVTGSKIESIGRRGKYLIFSLDSGYYLLLHLKMRGQIVVVPSEKPVDKYLAVALEIDGSEEMRFHDMWTWGEIRFMDSSELADHSGLSAMGAEPLSESFTTAVFGEALRRKARTTIKAALLDQSVVAGVGNIYADESLFRSGIRPTRVAGSLSDGDVERLRGQIRAVLEAATGDGGTLSDNYVDADGNAGRYTPQVYDRGGQPCDHCGAILERLRVAGRGTVFCPVCQG; encoded by the coding sequence GTGCCGGAACTGCCGGAAGTTGAGACGCTGCGGCGAGGGCTGGCGCGCCGTTTGACGGGACGAACCATCACGGGAGGCCGTGTTCTGGTTCCGAAGATGGTGAAGGGGAGCGTGGAGGATCCGGACGAGTTTCTCGCCCGCGTCACTGGCTCCAAGATTGAATCCATCGGACGTCGCGGGAAATACTTGATTTTTTCGTTGGATTCTGGGTACTATCTACTGTTGCATCTCAAGATGCGCGGTCAGATCGTTGTCGTTCCGAGCGAAAAGCCGGTAGACAAATATCTGGCGGTTGCGCTGGAGATCGACGGTTCCGAAGAGATGCGTTTTCATGATATGTGGACCTGGGGTGAAATCCGGTTCATGGATTCGAGTGAACTCGCCGATCATTCCGGCCTTTCAGCCATGGGAGCGGAGCCGTTATCGGAAAGTTTTACAACAGCCGTCTTCGGCGAGGCGCTTCGTAGAAAAGCGCGCACGACGATCAAAGCCGCGCTGCTCGACCAGAGCGTGGTGGCGGGTGTTGGAAATATATACGCGGATGAGTCGCTGTTTCGTTCCGGAATTCGGCCGACGCGTGTAGCAGGTTCGCTGAGCGATGGGGATGTCGAGCGCCTGCGCGGCCAGATCCGCGCGGTGCTGGAGGCGGCCACTGGAGACGGGGGCACGCTGAGCGACAATTACGTGGACGCCGATGGTAACGCTGGTCGTTATACGCCGCAAGTCTACGATCGAGGCGGACAACCGTGCGACCATTGCGGAGCGATACTGGAGCGCCTTCGGGTAGCGGGACGGGGAACCGTCTTCTGCCCGGTGTGCCAGGGTTAG
- a CDS encoding C40 family peptidase codes for MIFQKKSSRSTTILDKATKSAVIAALAVTSFTVSLSPTFAKTSHHKHSLPAAVVTAGNYSHRAAIKLAHSVNKTRSLVAAKPKSAHDLRLAKRLANQQARLAKLHAIHEARLAKKQVNLNAHQTKVAMQDRALASGNVVEAAYSLRGSRYRMGGTSRGAFDCSGFVRYILGHTGGVDLPRTATEQYYHGSPVASGDLQPGDLVFFKNTYKHGISHVGIYTGNGKFVHAANEHKGVREDSLNEAYYSNHYAGARRVLPAQMRAMALAPTHSGN; via the coding sequence TTGATTTTTCAAAAAAAGAGCAGCCGCTCTACGACCATTCTCGACAAGGCGACTAAGTCCGCAGTAATCGCCGCTCTCGCCGTCACCAGCTTCACCGTCTCGCTCTCTCCCACCTTCGCGAAGACTTCTCACCACAAGCACTCATTACCCGCTGCGGTCGTTACCGCCGGCAATTATTCCCACCGCGCCGCGATCAAACTCGCGCACAGCGTGAACAAAACTCGCTCCCTCGTCGCGGCTAAGCCCAAGTCGGCTCATGATCTGCGGCTCGCCAAGCGATTGGCCAATCAGCAGGCGCGCCTCGCCAAGCTGCACGCGATCCATGAAGCGCGCCTCGCGAAGAAGCAGGTCAATCTGAATGCGCACCAGACGAAGGTCGCCATGCAGGACCGCGCTCTGGCCAGCGGCAATGTCGTGGAAGCGGCCTACTCGCTGCGCGGCTCCCGCTACCGCATGGGCGGCACGTCCCGCGGCGCGTTCGACTGCTCCGGCTTCGTCCGCTACATTCTCGGCCACACCGGCGGCGTCGACCTTCCGCGCACCGCGACCGAGCAGTACTACCACGGCTCCCCTGTTGCTTCGGGCGATCTGCAGCCGGGCGATCTGGTCTTCTTCAAGAATACCTACAAACACGGCATTTCGCACGTGGGCATCTACACCGGCAACGGCAAGTTCGTCCACGCGGCGAACGAGCACAAAGGCGTCCGCGAGGACAGTCTGAACGAAGCCTACTACAGCAACCACTACGCCGGCGCGCGCCGAGTGCTTCCCGCGCAGATGCGCGCGATGGCTCTGGCCCCCACGCATAGCGGTAACTAA
- a CDS encoding Clp1/GlmU family protein — MTETPIAREDLDARLDALPAGSAVLLIGGVDTGKSTFVRETLLRRYQAGASVGVLDCDLGQGDVGPPGTVSAAITPAPGSAELRGLRGLDLIGSYFVGANNPTRHVLDISVGACQMMRVLRKRRPDLILIDTCGHIRGNSARELHRRAAELLLPQVIVAFERDAELAPMLAPFRRLQSPEIWTIAPGADVGRKTSAARATSRAARFQAALLDSKEIAIAFDDADLIGTWLGAGVPMQRHLIQFLSSSLQVPIMHAETLPGGALYIVAQRDGWDTSELAGIESTFKTRSLTIVAAQMFAGLLVGLVDSRGVLLDLGTIARIDFERRILTIRSHTKRPAAIAQVWFGRLRLQADGREIGEVPHGNL, encoded by the coding sequence ATGACTGAAACGCCGATCGCGCGCGAGGATCTCGATGCTCGCCTGGACGCTTTGCCCGCCGGCTCCGCAGTGCTGCTCATCGGCGGAGTCGATACCGGCAAGTCGACTTTTGTCCGCGAAACACTGCTGCGCCGATATCAGGCCGGCGCATCCGTCGGCGTGCTCGACTGCGATTTAGGACAGGGCGATGTCGGTCCGCCAGGAACGGTGAGCGCGGCCATCACTCCCGCGCCCGGTTCCGCCGAGCTGCGCGGTCTGCGCGGCCTGGACCTGATCGGCTCCTATTTCGTCGGCGCCAACAATCCCACGCGCCATGTGCTAGATATCAGTGTCGGCGCCTGCCAGATGATGCGCGTCCTCCGAAAGCGCCGCCCCGATCTGATCCTCATCGATACCTGCGGTCACATTCGCGGCAACAGCGCGCGGGAGCTGCACCGCCGCGCGGCCGAACTGCTTCTGCCGCAGGTGATCGTCGCCTTCGAGCGAGACGCGGAGCTGGCGCCGATGCTCGCGCCGTTTCGCCGCCTGCAATCTCCCGAAATTTGGACGATCGCGCCGGGAGCGGACGTCGGCCGCAAGACCTCCGCCGCGCGCGCCACCAGCCGGGCCGCGCGCTTTCAGGCCGCGCTGCTGGATTCCAAGGAGATCGCGATCGCGTTCGACGACGCCGATCTGATCGGAACGTGGCTTGGAGCGGGCGTTCCAATGCAGCGGCATCTGATTCAGTTTCTCAGCAGCTCCCTGCAAGTCCCCATCATGCATGCCGAAACACTGCCGGGCGGCGCGCTCTATATTGTCGCGCAGCGCGACGGGTGGGATACGTCGGAGCTCGCCGGGATCGAATCCACCTTCAAAACACGCTCATTGACGATTGTCGCGGCCCAGATGTTCGCGGGGCTTCTCGTCGGCCTCGTGGATAGCCGGGGCGTTCTGCTGGATTTGGGAACGATCGCCCGAATCGACTTTGAACGCCGAATCCTCACGATCCGGTCCCACACGAAACGTCCGGCGGCGATTGCGCAGGTCTGGTTCGGGAGGCTCCGATTGCAGGCGGACGGCCGAGAAATCGGGGAAGTCCCTCATGGGAATCTCTGA
- the xylA gene encoding xylose isomerase, producing the protein MGNFVPQKSDKFTFGLWTVGNPGADPFGGPVRTPVTPVERVHKLGELGAWGVNLHDNDLVPFGASAQQRDKIVSEFKQALTDSGVVVPMATTNLFSHPVFKDGAFTSNDPKVRAFALRKTVESIDLGAELGAKIYVFWGGREGTEVDASKDAVTALKRFREALDFLSEYAISQNYGMKFALEPKPNEPRGDIYLPTVGAMLGFISTLAHPEMVGVNPEYAHDTIAGLNFYHAVAQALEMGKLFHIDLNGQKPGRFDQDLRFGQEDYKSNFFLVKLLEDYKYDGPKHFDAHALRTSDPADVWEFAKGCMRSYLILKEKAQQFNADPEIQALLQEINAGDAASDAVLSAGFSTENLAALKSLDLDPEALALKPLPYEKLDQLTFELLLGVR; encoded by the coding sequence ATGGGAAATTTCGTTCCCCAAAAGTCTGATAAGTTCACCTTCGGTCTCTGGACCGTGGGCAACCCCGGGGCCGACCCGTTCGGCGGCCCGGTGCGCACGCCGGTCACTCCGGTCGAGCGCGTGCATAAGCTCGGCGAGCTCGGCGCGTGGGGCGTCAACCTGCACGACAACGATCTCGTTCCGTTTGGAGCGTCCGCGCAGCAGCGGGATAAGATCGTCTCCGAGTTCAAGCAGGCGCTGACCGACAGCGGCGTCGTCGTCCCGATGGCGACTACCAACCTGTTCTCGCATCCCGTCTTCAAGGACGGCGCCTTTACCTCCAACGATCCGAAGGTCCGCGCGTTCGCGCTGCGCAAAACCGTTGAGTCGATCGACCTGGGCGCGGAGCTGGGCGCGAAGATCTATGTCTTCTGGGGCGGCCGTGAAGGTACGGAAGTCGACGCGTCCAAGGACGCCGTCACGGCCCTCAAGCGGTTCCGCGAGGCTCTGGACTTCCTGTCCGAGTACGCCATCTCGCAAAATTACGGCATGAAGTTCGCGTTAGAGCCCAAGCCGAATGAGCCGCGCGGCGATATCTACCTCCCGACGGTCGGCGCGATGCTGGGCTTCATCAGCACCCTGGCGCATCCGGAGATGGTGGGCGTCAACCCCGAGTACGCGCATGACACCATCGCCGGCCTGAACTTCTATCACGCCGTCGCGCAGGCGCTGGAGATGGGCAAGCTGTTCCACATCGACCTGAACGGCCAGAAGCCGGGCCGCTTCGATCAGGACCTGCGCTTCGGCCAGGAAGACTACAAGTCGAACTTCTTCCTCGTCAAGCTGCTGGAAGACTACAAGTACGACGGACCGAAGCACTTCGACGCCCACGCTCTGCGCACGAGCGATCCGGCGGATGTCTGGGAGTTCGCCAAGGGCTGTATGCGCTCCTATCTGATCCTCAAGGAAAAGGCGCAGCAGTTCAACGCCGATCCCGAGATTCAGGCGCTTCTCCAGGAGATCAACGCCGGCGACGCCGCGTCCGACGCCGTTCTCAGCGCCGGCTTCTCCACGGAGAACCTCGCGGCCCTGAAGTCCCTCGACCTCGATCCCGAAGCGCTCGCTCTCAAGCCGCTTCCATACGAGAAACTCGACCAGCTGACCTTCGAGCTCCTGCTCGGCGTTCGGTAA
- the cysC gene encoding adenylyl-sulfate kinase, with protein sequence MIFGRQSRRPILVRRSHVFMSDTQSASHRGFTLWFTGLSGAGKSTLSSAIAEQFRALGYKVEVLDGDEVRTHLSKGLSFSKEDRDINVRRIGYVARLLARNGVIAMTAAISPYADVRDEIRALHDADSVPFIEVHAQATVEALATRDVKGLYKKALAGEIEHFTGVTDPYEAPENPEVRVRTDQQTVAESIEQILNEMRERQLISG encoded by the coding sequence ATAATTTTTGGGCGGCAAAGCCGCCGCCCGATCCTTGTTAGGAGAAGTCACGTTTTTATGTCTGATACGCAATCCGCCTCGCACCGAGGCTTCACCCTCTGGTTTACCGGCTTGAGCGGCGCCGGCAAATCCACCCTGTCCTCCGCGATCGCCGAACAGTTCCGCGCGCTGGGATATAAAGTGGAGGTGCTGGACGGCGACGAGGTGCGCACGCATCTTTCCAAGGGCCTGTCGTTCTCCAAGGAAGACCGCGATATCAACGTCCGCCGCATCGGCTACGTCGCGCGCCTGCTGGCCCGCAACGGTGTGATCGCCATGACCGCCGCTATCTCGCCCTACGCCGACGTCCGCGACGAAATCCGAGCCCTCCACGACGCCGACAGCGTCCCCTTCATCGAAGTCCACGCCCAAGCCACCGTCGAAGCCCTCGCCACTCGCGACGTCAAAGGACTCTACAAAAAAGCCCTCGCCGGCGAAATCGAACACTTCACCGGTGTCACCGACCCCTACGAAGCGCCCGAAAACCCCGAAGTCCGCGTACGGACGGACCAGCAGACCGTCGCCGAATCCATTGAACAGATTTTGAACGAGATGCGTGAGCGACAGCTAATTTCCGGATAG
- the rpsA gene encoding 30S ribosomal protein S1, with the protein MSAVSEDVVTSDQATPLATDANPEASAQTTAPAAGVGGTAPSVPAAKPAPTAPASAPSTTFGGDAGSVNQSDFESMFKELSEGDVVVGTVVHIDKDGVLVDVGSKSEGIVRPNELSREPYDNIEDVVKVGDSIKVVVIGRDNEDGNLLLSKKRADFEKAWDKVIEAMNDGTILHAMVSERVKGGLVVDLGIRGFVPASHVGSGDFKHQNLDKFVGQSIPLKVIEVDRDRRKVVLSHRLATEEEREQRKTDTLNSLKEGDVRKGIVRRVTDYGAFIDLGGIDGLLHVSEMSWSRIKHPSEVVKNGQELDVMILKLRLDQNRISLGLRQILPDPWTEVAGKYNVGDTIKATVSRLVPFGAFVSLEDGVEAIVPNSELSDRRVSKPSDVVNPGDEIEAKVIEMRPEERKMTLSIRRMVESATPREPYVPEPETGGGRGREGRDRFERGGEGRGIEGGGRGDAPRGGADRGPDPSRERRRREGGGGGGRSRGDSNYGGDVEDDYKEYKNYRANQREETFGTSLADVLGGHFSALKEAAGEEEAETSETEEKE; encoded by the coding sequence ATGTCGGCCGTATCTGAAGATGTTGTGACGAGCGACCAGGCCACCCCATTGGCGACGGACGCGAATCCCGAGGCCTCCGCGCAGACCACCGCGCCTGCGGCCGGAGTCGGAGGGACCGCACCGTCCGTCCCGGCGGCGAAACCCGCCCCAACGGCCCCCGCAAGCGCCCCGTCCACTACTTTTGGCGGCGACGCTGGAAGCGTGAACCAGTCCGACTTCGAGAGCATGTTCAAAGAGCTCTCCGAAGGCGATGTTGTTGTGGGCACAGTTGTCCATATCGACAAGGATGGCGTTCTCGTGGATGTTGGGAGCAAGAGCGAAGGTATCGTGCGCCCGAACGAGTTGTCCCGCGAGCCCTACGATAATATTGAGGATGTCGTCAAAGTCGGCGACTCCATCAAGGTTGTCGTGATCGGACGTGACAACGAGGACGGCAACCTGCTGCTCTCGAAGAAGCGCGCCGATTTCGAAAAGGCCTGGGACAAAGTTATCGAGGCCATGAACGATGGCACGATCCTCCACGCGATGGTCAGCGAGCGCGTCAAGGGCGGTCTGGTGGTCGATCTGGGAATCCGTGGCTTCGTGCCCGCCTCCCATGTCGGCTCCGGTGATTTCAAGCACCAGAACCTGGACAAGTTCGTCGGCCAGAGCATTCCGCTCAAGGTCATCGAAGTGGACCGCGACCGCCGCAAGGTTGTCCTGTCCCATCGACTGGCGACCGAGGAAGAGCGCGAGCAGCGCAAGACCGATACGCTGAACTCCTTGAAGGAAGGCGATGTCCGTAAGGGTATCGTTCGCCGCGTCACCGACTACGGCGCCTTCATCGACCTGGGCGGCATCGACGGTCTGCTGCACGTCTCCGAGATGTCCTGGTCGCGGATCAAGCATCCGAGCGAAGTGGTTAAGAACGGTCAAGAGCTGGACGTCATGATCCTCAAGCTTCGGCTGGATCAGAACCGCATCAGCCTGGGCCTTCGCCAGATCCTTCCCGATCCGTGGACCGAAGTCGCGGGCAAGTATAACGTCGGCGATACGATCAAGGCGACGGTTTCCCGCCTCGTTCCGTTCGGCGCGTTCGTCAGCCTGGAGGATGGTGTCGAAGCCATCGTCCCGAACAGCGAACTGTCGGACCGCCGCGTGTCCAAGCCGAGCGACGTCGTCAACCCTGGCGATGAAATCGAGGCCAAGGTCATCGAGATGCGTCCGGAAGAGCGCAAGATGACGCTGTCGATCCGCCGCATGGTGGAATCGGCGACGCCGCGCGAACCGTACGTTCCGGAGCCCGAGACGGGCGGCGGACGTGGACGCGAAGGCCGTGATCGCTTCGAGCGCGGCGGCGAAGGCCGCGGCATCGAAGGCGGCGGACGCGGCGACGCTCCGCGCGGCGGAGCCGATCGTGGTCCCGACCCGAGCCGTGAGCGACGTCGCCGTGAAGGCGGTGGCGGCGGCGGCCGATCCCGAGGCGACTCGAACTACGGCGGCGACGTGGAAGATGACTACAAGGAATACAAGAACTACCGCGCCAACCAGCGTGAGGAGACCTTCGGAACCAGCCTGGCTGACGTTCTTGGCGGTCACTTCAGCGCGCTGAAGGAAGCGGCGGGCGAAGAGGAAGCCGAAACCTCCGAGACCGAAGAGAAAGAGTAA
- a CDS encoding GNAT family N-acetyltransferase: protein MHPTLVIRNVQLSDIPALSEFAMKTYSDAFGHSLSPEDLAEHLRKHLSPNSFQLIFAEDTVLLAEVDNRLIGYAQFGASTLSRNHPTDQDLRRLYVHPEYQNEGYGSALMEATLCHPQMKAAASIFLDVWEHNPAAQRFYRRHGFEVIGEHAFEVESGAPTSRDLIMARRQAPVDDTHHTPGD, encoded by the coding sequence ATGCACCCCACCCTGGTCATCCGAAACGTCCAACTGAGCGACATCCCCGCTCTCTCAGAGTTCGCGATGAAAACTTACTCGGACGCCTTCGGGCATTCGCTGAGCCCGGAAGATTTAGCCGAGCATCTGCGGAAGCATCTTTCCCCAAACAGCTTCCAGCTTATCTTTGCAGAAGATACCGTTCTCCTCGCGGAAGTCGACAATCGTCTGATTGGCTACGCGCAGTTTGGCGCATCCACCCTCTCACGCAATCATCCAACGGATCAGGATCTGCGAAGGCTGTACGTGCATCCCGAATACCAAAATGAGGGCTATGGAAGCGCGCTGATGGAAGCAACCCTATGTCATCCCCAAATGAAAGCCGCCGCCTCCATCTTTCTGGACGTATGGGAGCATAATCCCGCAGCGCAGCGATTTTACCGGCGCCATGGCTTTGAAGTGATTGGAGAACACGCCTTCGAAGTCGAGTCCGGTGCGCCAACCAGCCGAGACCTGATAATGGCGCGCCGCCAAGCGCCAGTTGATGATACGCATCATACGCCTGGCGATTGA
- a CDS encoding GuaB3 family IMP dehydrogenase-related protein, translating into MEQTITLGGNKKARRVYGFDEVALAPSALSVDPRDVDASWELGKHRFSIPVIASALDAAVHPALAVEMSRLGGFAVLNGDGVQTRYEDAEAILQEIADAPSEGIVQKIQTIYAEPVKEELIARRVHEIKSAGGVCAISSVPATAPLVARAAVEAGCDIFVVASQVTSVRHYSTHTEVVDLVKFIKDSPIPVIVGNCVGYGPALELMEAGAAAVLVGVGPGAICTTRRVLGLGVPQVTATADCAAARDEYFARTGKYVPIITDGGMRTGGDISKAIASGADAVMLGSSIAAAEEAPARGYSWGMSTSSADLPRGTRIKTDVMGTLREILLGPAHKDDGTMNLVGALRMSMASCGARTIREMQQAELVIAPSLSTEGKAQQRAQGVGQGR; encoded by the coding sequence TTGGAACAGACGATCACGTTGGGTGGAAACAAAAAAGCGCGACGCGTCTATGGGTTTGACGAGGTGGCGCTGGCGCCTTCCGCTCTTTCAGTGGATCCGCGCGATGTCGACGCGAGCTGGGAACTTGGTAAGCACCGTTTCTCCATTCCTGTTATCGCCAGTGCGCTGGACGCCGCAGTCCATCCGGCCCTGGCCGTCGAGATGTCCCGTCTCGGCGGTTTTGCTGTCTTAAATGGAGATGGCGTACAGACCCGTTACGAAGATGCCGAAGCCATCCTGCAGGAGATTGCGGATGCGCCGTCTGAGGGCATCGTACAAAAAATTCAGACGATTTACGCGGAGCCGGTCAAGGAAGAGTTGATCGCCCGCCGCGTCCATGAAATCAAGTCCGCGGGTGGCGTCTGCGCCATCTCCTCCGTTCCCGCGACCGCGCCGCTGGTGGCGCGCGCCGCCGTGGAAGCCGGCTGCGACATCTTCGTCGTCGCCAGCCAGGTGACAAGCGTTCGTCACTACTCTACACACACCGAGGTCGTCGACCTCGTGAAGTTCATCAAAGATTCTCCGATTCCTGTCATTGTCGGCAACTGCGTGGGTTACGGCCCGGCGCTGGAGCTGATGGAGGCGGGCGCGGCGGCCGTTCTGGTCGGCGTCGGTCCCGGCGCCATCTGCACCACGCGGCGCGTTCTTGGCCTGGGAGTTCCTCAGGTGACAGCGACGGCCGACTGCGCTGCCGCCCGCGATGAATACTTTGCCCGCACTGGAAAGTATGTCCCGATCATCACCGACGGCGGCATGCGCACCGGCGGCGACATCTCCAAAGCGATTGCGAGCGGCGCCGACGCCGTCATGCTGGGCTCCAGCATCGCCGCCGCCGAGGAAGCGCCCGCCCGGGGCTATTCCTGGGGAATGTCCACTTCCAGCGCCGACCTGCCGCGCGGCACCCGCATCAAGACCGATGTGATGGGGACGCTGCGGGAGATCCTGCTGGGACCGGCCCACAAAGATGACGGCACGATGAATTTGGTCGGAGCGCTGCGCATGTCGATGGCGTCATGCGGCGCGCGTACGATCCGTGAAATGCAGCAAGCGGAACTGGTGATTGCTCCAAGCCTTTCGACCGAGGGGAAAGCGCAGCAGCGCGCTCAGGGCGTAGGGCAGGGGCGCTAA
- a CDS encoding phospholipase D-like domain-containing protein, whose protein sequence is MSLDVIDNRRLRLASRIYDLLAEGALTARFAVGYLFLDGLVPLREQIEQLQETNILIGNIINRVSEDQVRVEADARLRGGEEWVRDQEDMASTLRSAHDWVLAETALNLRRTIETLPRTAETHALLLTLARRIADGGVKIRLYTHGFIHAKVSLIDYPEGHTWEKGLAVVGSSNVTLGKEGQPTEMNVVVREPSNVADLSAWYDDLWSQSQDFHRVLFDELGQSWALQKNAFDLYSPAGR, encoded by the coding sequence ATGTCACTGGATGTCATCGATAACCGGCGGCTGCGTCTCGCAAGCCGCATATATGATCTTCTCGCCGAAGGCGCCCTTACGGCGCGCTTTGCCGTGGGCTACCTCTTTTTGGATGGCCTCGTTCCGCTGCGCGAACAGATCGAGCAACTCCAAGAAACCAACATTCTGATTGGAAATATCATCAATCGCGTCAGCGAGGACCAGGTGCGCGTCGAGGCCGACGCACGCCTGCGCGGCGGCGAGGAATGGGTGCGCGATCAGGAGGATATGGCCTCCACGCTGCGCAGCGCCCACGACTGGGTGCTGGCCGAGACGGCGCTGAATTTGCGCCGCACGATCGAGACACTGCCGCGCACCGCCGAAACGCATGCGCTGCTGCTGACTCTCGCCCGGCGGATCGCCGACGGCGGCGTGAAGATTCGGCTCTATACGCACGGCTTTATCCACGCGAAAGTATCCCTGATCGATTATCCGGAAGGGCACACGTGGGAGAAGGGGCTGGCGGTGGTCGGGTCGAGCAATGTGACGCTCGGTAAGGAAGGGCAGCCGACGGAGATGAATGTCGTGGTGCGGGAGCCGTCGAATGTGGCGGATCTGAGCGCCTGGTACGACGATCTCTGGTCACAGTCCCAGGACTTCCACCGTGTGCTCTTCGACGAGCTGGGGCAGTCCTGGGCGCTGCAAAAGAACGCGTTCGATCTCTACAGCCCCGCCGGCCGCTGA
- a CDS encoding Zn-dependent alcohol dehydrogenase: MPYEGRAAVLNEAGRDVELEDITLEDPGPGEVLVKMVASGVCHTDLHVKNMNGMGMAFPILLGHEGAGIIEAVGEGVTNLKPGDPVVIAYRAPCEQCPACLRGDPRRCWVALRPKQRIRRKRDGALLSQVLRCGTFSTHTVVHSKAAIKMPAEMPLDKACLIACGVITGVGAALNTAPIFAGANVAVFGCGGVGISVIQGAKLAHAKRIIAVDLSERKLEWAKNFGATDVVNASQGDPVARVREIADGVGVDFAYEAVGIPKTIEQSIASLAYAGTAVHIGLPEDEQHVNLNFGNMDTGVYWNKATIKVCHCGDALPSNDFPLLAQLYLQGQLKLDEMVTATTTLDKVNEAFHAMEGGDVLRSVILF, encoded by the coding sequence ATGCCCTATGAAGGACGCGCCGCCGTGCTGAACGAGGCGGGACGCGATGTGGAGCTGGAAGACATCACTCTGGAAGATCCGGGGCCGGGCGAAGTGCTGGTCAAGATGGTCGCTTCGGGCGTGTGCCATACGGATCTTCATGTGAAGAACATGAACGGCATGGGGATGGCGTTTCCCATCCTCCTGGGGCATGAGGGCGCGGGGATTATCGAGGCCGTCGGCGAGGGCGTGACAAATCTGAAGCCGGGCGATCCGGTGGTGATCGCGTACCGGGCGCCTTGCGAGCAGTGTCCGGCGTGTCTGCGCGGCGATCCGCGCCGCTGCTGGGTTGCCTTGCGTCCCAAACAGCGCATTCGCCGCAAGCGAGATGGAGCGTTGTTATCGCAAGTGCTGCGCTGCGGAACCTTTTCCACCCATACGGTTGTTCATTCCAAAGCAGCGATCAAAATGCCGGCCGAAATGCCGCTGGACAAAGCGTGCCTGATCGCCTGCGGAGTCATTACGGGCGTGGGCGCGGCCCTGAACACCGCGCCGATCTTCGCGGGAGCGAATGTCGCAGTCTTCGGCTGCGGCGGCGTCGGGATCTCCGTCATTCAGGGCGCGAAGCTGGCGCACGCGAAACGGATCATCGCCGTCGATCTCTCCGAGCGCAAACTGGAGTGGGCGAAGAACTTTGGCGCGACGGACGTGGTGAACGCCTCGCAGGGCGATCCGGTCGCGCGGGTTCGTGAGATCGCGGATGGAGTAGGCGTGGACTTTGCCTATGAAGCCGTGGGGATCCCGAAGACCATCGAGCAGTCGATCGCGTCGCTGGCGTATGCGGGAACGGCCGTCCATATCGGCCTGCCCGAGGATGAGCAGCACGTCAACTTAAATTTTGGAAATATGGATACGGGCGTTTACTGGAACAAGGCGACGATCAAAGTCTGCCACTGCGGCGATGCGCTGCCGTCGAATGATTTCCCGCTGCTCGCCCAGCTCTATCTTCAGGGACAGCTCAAGCTGGATGAGATGGTGACGGCGACGACGACGCTGGATAAGGTGAACGAAGCGTTCCATGCGATGGAGGGCGGCGACGTTCTTCGAAGCGTGATTCTCTTTTAA